One stretch of Jiangella gansuensis DSM 44835 DNA includes these proteins:
- a CDS encoding thiamine pyrophosphate-dependent enzyme, with the protein MPAQPGSAAALEHALLTGIEALPAAGSGVASAGLLRGIFDAQVTSRHLDVVARELQAAGRGFYTIGSAGHESNAVVAAALRPTDPALLHYRSGGFYVARAAQVDGSTPVRDVLQSLMGAADEPIAGGRHKVFGNARLSIIPQTSTIASHLPRAVGLAVALHRAHRLGVDPGWPADAVVVCSFGDASANHSTAAGAVNTALNTAYRGLPVPVLFVCEDNGLGISVPTPAGWVASAYGSRPGLTYVTADGSDTAGALNAAQEAVGLVRERRRPVFLHLSTVRYLGHAGSDAEISYRTHTDIAADHARDPILGTARALVAADAATPAELVGRYHQLRAEVDAVASSLQGARTLRSAAEIVAPLAPRTPDAVTRAAGQLYDDGRAAVQATLAESVNATLGAALERDRRVVVFGEDVGRKGGVYGVTRGLARRFGPARVFDTLLDEQSILGLGLGAGLAGLLPVPEVQYLAYLHNAEDQLRGEAASLSFFSTGQYRNPLVVRIAGLAYQRGFGGHFHNDNGVAVLRDIPGLVVACPSRGDDAAAMLRTCLAAAAVDGTVSAFLEPIALYHTRDLHTDGDGGWLAADAGEHVPIGRARVHGEGSRLTAGSGFDNDSADITIVTFGNGVPMSLRVARRLAERAISARVLDLRWLAPLPVEDIVREAALTGRVLVADETRHSGGVGEGVVTALVEAGYTGRIARVASHDSFVPLGTAAGQVLLGEHDIEKAAVELAEKE; encoded by the coding sequence ATGCCCGCACAGCCAGGTTCCGCGGCGGCGCTCGAGCATGCCCTGCTCACGGGCATCGAGGCGCTGCCGGCGGCGGGCTCCGGCGTGGCTTCGGCTGGGCTGCTGCGCGGCATCTTCGACGCCCAGGTGACCAGCCGGCACCTGGACGTCGTCGCGCGGGAGCTGCAGGCGGCGGGGCGCGGCTTCTACACGATCGGGTCGGCCGGACACGAGAGCAACGCCGTCGTCGCGGCGGCGCTGCGCCCGACCGACCCAGCGCTGCTGCACTACCGTTCCGGCGGGTTCTACGTCGCCCGGGCGGCCCAGGTGGACGGCTCCACACCGGTACGCGATGTCCTGCAGAGCCTCATGGGCGCCGCGGACGAGCCGATCGCCGGCGGCCGGCACAAGGTGTTCGGCAATGCCCGGCTCTCGATCATCCCGCAGACCTCCACCATCGCTTCCCACCTGCCGCGGGCGGTCGGTCTGGCGGTGGCGCTGCACCGGGCTCACCGGCTCGGCGTGGACCCTGGCTGGCCGGCCGACGCCGTCGTCGTCTGCTCCTTCGGTGACGCCTCGGCCAACCACTCCACCGCGGCCGGGGCGGTCAACACCGCGTTGAACACCGCCTACCGCGGTCTGCCCGTACCGGTCCTGTTCGTCTGCGAGGACAACGGTCTTGGCATCTCGGTGCCCACCCCGGCCGGCTGGGTGGCATCGGCGTACGGCTCACGGCCCGGCCTGACCTATGTGACGGCCGACGGCTCCGACACCGCCGGGGCACTCAACGCGGCCCAGGAGGCCGTCGGCCTCGTCCGCGAGCGGCGACGGCCGGTCTTCCTGCACCTGTCCACGGTCCGCTACCTCGGGCACGCCGGCAGCGATGCGGAGATCAGCTACCGCACACACACCGACATCGCCGCCGACCACGCCCGCGACCCCATACTCGGCACCGCCCGAGCACTGGTCGCCGCCGACGCCGCCACGCCGGCCGAGCTCGTGGGCCGGTACCACCAACTGCGGGCCGAGGTCGACGCCGTCGCCTCCTCCCTGCAGGGCGCCCGGACGCTCCGCTCGGCCGCCGAGATCGTCGCCCCGCTGGCGCCGCGCACGCCGGATGCCGTTACCCGGGCCGCCGGGCAGCTCTACGACGATGGCCGCGCCGCCGTCCAGGCCACGCTCGCCGAGTCCGTCAACGCCACCCTGGGCGCCGCGCTGGAGCGCGACCGCCGCGTCGTCGTGTTCGGCGAGGACGTCGGGCGCAAGGGCGGTGTGTACGGAGTGACCCGGGGGCTGGCGCGGCGGTTCGGGCCGGCACGGGTGTTCGACACTCTGCTGGACGAGCAGTCGATCCTCGGTCTCGGGCTCGGCGCCGGCCTGGCCGGCCTGCTGCCTGTTCCGGAGGTCCAGTACCTGGCCTACCTGCACAACGCCGAGGACCAGCTGCGGGGCGAGGCGGCGTCGCTGTCGTTCTTCTCCACCGGGCAGTACCGCAACCCGCTGGTGGTGCGCATCGCCGGGCTGGCCTATCAGCGCGGCTTCGGCGGACACTTCCACAACGACAACGGCGTGGCGGTGCTGCGCGACATCCCCGGCCTGGTGGTCGCGTGCCCGTCGCGCGGCGACGACGCCGCGGCGATGCTGCGCACGTGCCTGGCCGCCGCTGCCGTCGACGGGACGGTCTCGGCCTTCCTGGAGCCCATCGCGCTCTACCACACCCGCGACCTGCATACCGACGGCGACGGCGGGTGGCTCGCGGCCGATGCCGGCGAGCATGTGCCCATCGGCCGGGCCCGCGTCCATGGAGAGGGCTCGCGCCTTACCGCCGGGTCCGGGTTTGACAATGACAGTGCCGACATCACCATCGTCACCTTCGGCAACGGCGTGCCGATGAGCCTGCGGGTGGCCCGCCGGCTGGCCGAGCGTGCCATCAGCGCCCGGGTGCTCGACCTGCGCTGGCTGGCCCCGTTGCCGGTCGAGGACATCGTCCGCGAGGCCGCGCTCACCGGCCGGGTGCTGGTGGCCGACGAGACCCGCCATTCCGGCGGGGTCGGCGAAGGTGTGGTGACCGCGCTGGTCGAGGCCGGCTACACCGGCCGTATCGCGCGGGTCGCCAGCCATGACAGCTTCGTCCCACTGGGTACCGCGGCAGGCCAGGTCCTGCTCGGTGAGCACGACATCGAGAAGGCGGCCGTGGAGCTGGCCGAGAAGGAGTGA
- a CDS encoding M24 family metallopeptidase, which produces MTRAFDHRLDRARSTAGAAGLDALLITPGAALRYLIGYDAIPLERLTCLVLPVVGPATLVVPELEAPAAVASGVGDLRVRLLPWAETDDPVALVAGLVPHARRVGLDDQMWAEKVLRLRAAMPDAEQRPAGAVLATLRMRKAPDEIDALREAGAAIDRVHARMGEWLRPGRTEAEVGRDIAEAIVAEGHARVDFVIVAAGPNSASPHHETSDRVIEMGEPVVVDIGGTTPAGYCSDSTRTYAAGEPPAEFVAAHDALVRAQEAAVRHVMPGVSAGSVDLAARDVLHAAGLGEHFIHRTGHGIGLETHEEPYIVGGNAMLLEAGMAFSVEPGFYLPGRYGARLEDIVVVTDTGAERLNNRPRDLLVL; this is translated from the coding sequence GTGACCCGTGCGTTCGATCACCGCCTCGACCGTGCCCGTTCGACCGCCGGCGCGGCCGGCCTCGATGCTCTGCTCATCACGCCTGGTGCCGCGCTGCGGTATCTCATCGGGTACGACGCCATCCCGCTGGAACGGCTGACCTGCCTCGTGCTCCCGGTCGTGGGTCCGGCGACGCTCGTGGTGCCGGAACTCGAGGCGCCCGCCGCGGTGGCGAGCGGCGTCGGCGACCTGCGGGTGAGACTGCTGCCGTGGGCTGAGACGGACGACCCGGTCGCGCTGGTGGCCGGGCTCGTCCCGCACGCACGCCGGGTCGGACTGGACGACCAGATGTGGGCGGAGAAGGTGCTGAGGCTGCGGGCGGCCATGCCCGATGCTGAGCAGCGGCCGGCGGGTGCCGTGCTGGCGACGTTGCGGATGCGCAAGGCGCCGGACGAGATCGACGCGCTGCGTGAGGCGGGCGCGGCCATCGACCGGGTGCACGCCCGGATGGGCGAGTGGCTGCGGCCGGGCCGCACCGAGGCCGAGGTCGGCCGCGACATCGCGGAGGCGATCGTCGCCGAAGGGCACGCCCGGGTCGATTTCGTGATCGTCGCTGCCGGGCCGAACAGCGCGAGCCCGCACCACGAGACCAGCGACCGGGTCATCGAGATGGGGGAGCCGGTGGTCGTCGACATCGGCGGCACCACGCCGGCCGGGTACTGCTCCGACTCCACCCGCACCTACGCCGCCGGGGAACCACCGGCCGAATTCGTCGCGGCCCATGACGCGCTGGTGCGGGCGCAGGAGGCCGCCGTCCGGCACGTCATGCCCGGCGTGAGCGCCGGATCGGTGGACCTGGCCGCGCGCGACGTCCTGCACGCCGCCGGGCTGGGCGAGCACTTCATCCACCGCACCGGGCACGGTATCGGGCTGGAGACGCACGAGGAGCCGTACATCGTCGGCGGCAACGCCATGCTGCTCGAGGCGGGGATGGCATTCTCCGTCGAGCCCGGCTTCTACCTGCCTGGGCGGTACGGCGCCCGGCTCGAGGACATCGTCGTGGTGACGGACACCGGCGCCGAGCGGCTCAACAACCGACCGCGGGACCTCCTGGTCCTGTGA
- a CDS encoding glycosyltransferase family 2 protein, whose protein sequence is MRSSLRGFDVPDIRVTVVIPAHNEERRIAAALDSLRAQTRRPDHVIVVADNCVDGTVAVARTRRRVEVVETAGNTHKKAGALNQVLAEVLPRLRPRDLVLVMDADSTLAPAFLQVAVDTLRGDDGIGAVGGIFLGEPGAGLLGELQRNEYARYQRQIARRAGEAMVLTGTATLHRVDVLRRLQLRRGQVYDTGALTEDNEITLAIKSMGLRCVSPRECIVVTEVMPTWPDLWRQRMRWQRGALENLRAYGLNRVTRPYALQQAGMTLGVVAMWLYLVFTVYLVATGQFGLQPFWAALGLIFVAERVVTVWHRGRGARLLSATLVIEWFYDLVLQAVLIRSVIDVVQRRQATWHHVTTDQPPLTPARS, encoded by the coding sequence ATGCGCAGCAGCCTGCGCGGATTCGACGTGCCGGACATCCGGGTCACCGTCGTCATTCCGGCACACAACGAGGAACGTCGCATCGCCGCGGCGCTCGATTCGCTCCGGGCTCAGACCCGCCGGCCCGACCATGTCATCGTCGTCGCCGACAACTGCGTCGACGGCACCGTCGCGGTCGCGCGCACCCGGCGCCGGGTCGAGGTCGTCGAAACCGCCGGCAACACGCACAAGAAGGCCGGCGCACTGAACCAGGTGCTGGCCGAGGTGCTACCCCGGCTGCGGCCGCGTGACCTGGTCCTGGTCATGGACGCCGACTCCACGCTCGCCCCGGCGTTCCTGCAGGTCGCCGTCGACACTCTGCGTGGCGACGACGGTATCGGCGCGGTCGGCGGGATCTTCCTCGGCGAGCCCGGCGCGGGTCTGCTCGGCGAACTCCAGCGCAACGAGTACGCCCGGTACCAGCGCCAGATCGCCCGCCGCGCCGGCGAGGCCATGGTGCTGACCGGGACCGCCACCCTGCACCGGGTGGACGTGCTGCGCCGGCTCCAGCTGCGGCGGGGTCAGGTGTACGACACCGGCGCCCTCACCGAGGACAACGAGATCACCCTGGCGATCAAATCGATGGGGCTGCGCTGCGTGTCGCCGCGGGAATGCATCGTCGTCACCGAGGTCATGCCGACCTGGCCCGACCTGTGGCGGCAGCGGATGCGCTGGCAGCGCGGCGCCCTGGAGAACCTGCGTGCCTACGGTCTGAACCGGGTGACGCGCCCGTACGCGCTGCAGCAGGCGGGAATGACGCTCGGCGTCGTCGCGATGTGGCTCTATCTCGTCTTCACCGTGTACCTGGTCGCGACCGGTCAGTTTGGCCTACAGCCGTTCTGGGCCGCGCTGGGCCTGATCTTCGTCGCCGAACGGGTGGTCACCGTCTGGCACCGCGGGCGCGGTGCGCGGCTGCTCTCGGCGACGTTGGTGATCGAATGGTTCTACGACCTGGTTCTCCAGGCCGTGCTCATCCGATCAGTCATCGACGTGGTCCAGCGCCGTCAGGCGACCTGGCACCACGTCACGACCGACCAACCGCCACTGACGCCGGCTCGGTCCTGA
- a CDS encoding FAD-binding oxidoreductase — translation MNHFDGFRATLAGQAFAPGDDGYEDVRRPWNLLIDQRPALVVLAGSVADVQATVRLATERGLPLAVQSSGHGAVHPCDDGVVLNVSRLTGVAVDADAQVASIDAGARWRAVLEAAAPHELAGLSGTAPTVGAVGYTLGGGLGLLLRRYGFAADSVLAADVVTADGTLVHASETENPELLWALKGGSGNFGVVTRLQVRLYHVPLVQTGMAVYPGDRAAEVLATWADWTGSVSDDVTSAAMVMSVPPLPSVPEPMRGQHVVMVRATIAGGDGAELDALRSALGTPLMDGFRTATYLEAALSGMEPTDPMPSTGDSALLDELSPAAVDTLLELTAPGSPVPGVEIRHLGGAAAKDPEQPSAVSHRDARYVAAANALAPTPEQLAVVRQRLADGFGALEPHTRPGRLVNFMPARSTPETVQAAFSPAAYQRLREVKRTYDPSNVFRFNHNIPPAP, via the coding sequence ATGAACCACTTCGACGGATTCCGAGCCACCCTGGCCGGCCAGGCCTTCGCGCCCGGCGACGACGGCTACGAGGACGTCCGGAGGCCGTGGAACCTGCTCATCGACCAGCGGCCGGCGCTGGTGGTGCTGGCCGGCTCGGTCGCCGACGTCCAGGCCACGGTGCGGCTCGCGACGGAACGGGGGCTGCCGCTGGCGGTGCAGTCGTCCGGGCACGGCGCGGTGCACCCGTGTGACGACGGCGTCGTGCTCAACGTGTCGCGGCTCACCGGGGTCGCCGTCGACGCCGACGCCCAGGTCGCGAGCATCGACGCCGGCGCGCGCTGGCGGGCGGTCCTCGAGGCTGCCGCGCCGCACGAGCTGGCGGGGCTGTCCGGCACCGCCCCGACGGTCGGCGCGGTCGGCTACACCCTCGGCGGCGGGCTGGGCCTGCTGCTGCGACGGTACGGATTCGCCGCCGACAGCGTGCTGGCCGCCGACGTCGTCACGGCCGACGGCACGCTGGTCCACGCCAGCGAGACGGAGAACCCCGAGCTGCTGTGGGCGCTCAAGGGCGGCAGCGGCAACTTCGGCGTGGTCACCCGGCTGCAGGTGCGGCTGTACCACGTGCCATTGGTGCAGACCGGCATGGCCGTCTACCCCGGCGACCGGGCCGCGGAGGTCCTGGCCACCTGGGCGGACTGGACCGGCTCGGTCTCCGACGACGTCACCTCCGCCGCCATGGTCATGTCCGTGCCGCCGCTGCCGTCGGTCCCGGAGCCGATGCGCGGCCAGCATGTCGTCATGGTGCGCGCCACCATCGCCGGCGGGGACGGCGCCGAGCTCGACGCGCTGCGCTCCGCGCTCGGCACTCCGCTGATGGACGGGTTCCGCACAGCCACCTACCTGGAGGCGGCGCTGTCGGGCATGGAGCCCACCGATCCGATGCCGTCTACCGGGGACAGCGCCCTGCTCGACGAGCTGTCACCGGCCGCCGTCGACACGCTGCTCGAGCTGACAGCGCCCGGCTCCCCCGTTCCCGGGGTGGAGATCCGGCACCTGGGCGGCGCGGCCGCGAAGGATCCCGAGCAGCCCAGCGCGGTGTCCCACCGCGACGCCCGCTACGTCGCCGCCGCCAACGCCCTCGCACCGACGCCGGAGCAGCTGGCCGTGGTCCGGCAGCGGCTCGCCGACGGGTTCGGCGCGCTGGAGCCGCACACCCGGCCGGGCAGGCTCGTGAACTTCATGCCGGCCCGCAGCACGCCCGAGACCGTCCAGGCCGCGTTCTCCCCGGCGGCCTACCAGCGGCTGCGCGAGGTGAAGCGGACCTACGACCCGAGCAACGTCTTCCGCTTCAACCACAACATCCCGCCCGCACCCTGA
- a CDS encoding GOLPH3/VPS74 family protein — protein MLIAEDLLLLFYDDESGKPSIDATKLDNALAGAVLLELAMMGKVGIAGPGEQVKEGRLVVLDPAPAGDDVLDHAQAELADDEGKKPKNLLGGLRKGLRQQLLQRLADRGLVRQEEGKILGLFPTTRWPADDAEHEAGVRDRLHVVLAAGAEPDQRTAALVSLLLAVDAVATVVPTDDRRTTKQRAKQIAEGEWAGAAVRKAVQEVNAAVTTAIVVAASTSAAAAG, from the coding sequence ATGCTGATCGCAGAGGACCTCCTGCTGCTGTTCTACGACGACGAGTCGGGCAAGCCGTCGATCGACGCCACGAAGCTCGACAACGCCCTGGCGGGTGCCGTGCTCCTGGAACTGGCCATGATGGGCAAGGTCGGCATCGCCGGACCGGGGGAGCAGGTGAAGGAGGGCCGCCTGGTCGTGCTCGACCCGGCACCTGCCGGCGACGACGTGCTCGACCACGCGCAGGCCGAGCTCGCTGACGACGAGGGCAAGAAGCCGAAGAACCTGCTCGGTGGCTTGCGCAAGGGTCTGCGCCAGCAGCTGTTGCAGCGGCTGGCCGACCGCGGCCTGGTGCGCCAGGAGGAGGGGAAGATCCTGGGGCTGTTCCCCACCACCCGCTGGCCGGCCGACGACGCGGAACACGAGGCGGGTGTGCGGGACCGCCTCCACGTGGTACTCGCGGCCGGTGCGGAACCCGACCAGCGGACCGCGGCGCTGGTGTCGCTGCTCCTGGCGGTGGACGCGGTCGCCACGGTGGTGCCCACGGACGACCGGCGCACGACGAAGCAGCGCGCCAAGCAGATCGCCGAGGGCGAGTGGGCCGGCGCCGCGGTGCGGAAGGCGGTTCAGGAGGTCAACGCGGCCGTGACGACGGCGATCGTGGTCGCGGCCAGCACCAGCGCTGCCGCCGCCGGCTGA
- a CDS encoding PadR family transcriptional regulator, with protein sequence MTAQALPFGAFDDFGGRRAAWLAGMGDEHDRGERRGPGRGSGRGRGRGHSRRPPFDPGGFGPGGFGPGGSGGPGGPPGFDPEAFGLRGPKGGRGSRRGPRRRRGDVRSAVLVLLADGPKHGYQLIQDISERSGGLWKPSAGSIYPVLQLLDDEGLVRFEEQDGRRVVHLTDAGAAYVTDHRAELDQVWTPFEGAHTASIHDLRETFAQLGMAGMQVLRAGTAEQVARAQQILRGATRDLYALLAEKPDDADDDNA encoded by the coding sequence ATGACTGCACAAGCACTGCCCTTCGGGGCATTCGACGACTTCGGCGGCCGCCGCGCCGCCTGGCTGGCGGGTATGGGCGACGAGCACGATCGCGGCGAGCGCCGTGGCCCCGGTCGCGGCAGCGGCCGCGGGCGGGGGCGTGGCCACAGCCGCCGCCCTCCGTTCGACCCTGGTGGTTTCGGGCCCGGTGGATTCGGCCCCGGCGGTTCCGGCGGTCCTGGAGGGCCCCCCGGGTTCGACCCGGAGGCCTTCGGGCTCCGCGGTCCGAAGGGCGGCCGAGGGTCACGTCGTGGACCCCGACGCCGCCGCGGCGACGTCCGCTCCGCCGTCCTGGTGCTGCTCGCCGACGGCCCCAAGCACGGCTACCAGCTGATCCAGGACATCAGCGAGCGCAGCGGCGGCCTCTGGAAGCCCAGCGCCGGCTCCATCTACCCCGTCCTGCAACTGCTGGATGACGAGGGCCTGGTCCGGTTCGAGGAGCAGGACGGCCGCCGGGTCGTGCACCTCACCGACGCCGGCGCCGCCTACGTCACCGACCACCGAGCCGAGCTCGACCAGGTGTGGACCCCGTTCGAAGGTGCGCACACCGCGTCCATCCACGACCTGCGCGAGACATTCGCTCAGCTCGGCATGGCCGGTATGCAGGTACTGCGGGCCGGGACAGCCGAGCAGGTCGCGCGGGCGCAGCAGATCCTGCGCGGCGCCACTCGCGATCTGTACGCGTTGCTCGCCGAGAAGCCGGACGACGCCGACGACGACAACGCCTGA
- a CDS encoding Lrp/AsnC family transcriptional regulator — protein sequence MEDIDRKIVALLMQDGRMSYTDLGKATGLSTSAVHQRVRRLEERGVIRGYSAVVDHEAVGFPLTAFISIKPIDPSQPDDSPDRLSGIPEIEACYSVAGEENYILKVRVARPLDLEDLLARIRSSANVSTRTTIVLSTAYENRPMTG from the coding sequence GTGGAGGACATCGACCGGAAGATCGTCGCGCTGCTGATGCAGGACGGCCGGATGAGCTACACCGACCTGGGCAAGGCCACCGGCCTGTCCACGTCCGCCGTTCACCAGCGGGTCCGGCGGCTCGAGGAGCGCGGCGTCATCCGCGGCTACTCCGCCGTCGTCGACCACGAGGCCGTCGGGTTCCCGCTGACGGCGTTCATCTCCATCAAGCCGATCGATCCCAGCCAGCCGGACGACTCACCGGACCGGCTGTCCGGCATCCCGGAGATCGAGGCATGCTACTCCGTCGCCGGTGAGGAGAACTACATCCTCAAGGTGCGGGTGGCGCGGCCGCTGGACCTGGAGGACCTACTGGCTCGCATCCGTTCGTCGGCGAACGTCTCCACCCGCACCACCATCGTGCTGTCGACGGCGTACGAGAACCGTCCGATGACCGGCTGA
- a CDS encoding aminotransferase class V-fold PLP-dependent enzyme, translating into MDIDTARTLFRPDPGWLNTASYGLPPTPAWDALQAALDEWRHGRVSWEGWGESTARARAAFARLVGAAESDVSTGAQVSQLVGQIAASVPADATVLAPAEEFTSNLFPWLAQQHRGVTVRTVPARELAAAVDRSTEVVAFSLVQSATGDVADASSVAAAARAAGAITVVDATQACGWLPVDAAAFDAVVVGAYKWLLSPRGTAFLATTPELRERIVPSQSGWWAGDDPHTSYYGPPLRLAEDARRLDLSPAWFSWVGTAPALELLADVGVATVNAWDVGLANRFRAGLGLPPGDSAIVSVDVPDAAARLAAAGIRAAVRDGRLRASFHLYTTTDDVDRAIEALAG; encoded by the coding sequence GTGGACATCGACACCGCGCGCACTCTCTTCCGTCCCGACCCCGGCTGGCTCAACACCGCCAGCTACGGCCTGCCACCGACCCCGGCGTGGGACGCCCTGCAGGCCGCGCTCGACGAGTGGCGCCACGGTCGCGTCTCGTGGGAAGGCTGGGGCGAGTCCACGGCTCGCGCGCGGGCCGCGTTCGCCCGGCTCGTCGGCGCCGCGGAATCCGACGTGTCCACCGGCGCACAGGTGTCGCAGCTGGTCGGGCAGATCGCGGCCTCGGTTCCGGCCGACGCCACCGTGCTCGCACCGGCGGAGGAGTTCACCTCCAACCTGTTCCCGTGGCTGGCGCAGCAGCACCGCGGCGTCACCGTCCGCACCGTCCCGGCGCGGGAGCTGGCCGCCGCCGTCGACCGGTCCACGGAGGTCGTCGCGTTCAGCCTGGTGCAGTCGGCCACCGGCGACGTCGCCGACGCGTCCTCGGTGGCGGCCGCCGCCAGAGCGGCCGGCGCCATCACGGTCGTCGACGCCACCCAGGCGTGCGGCTGGCTGCCCGTCGACGCCGCGGCGTTCGACGCCGTCGTGGTGGGTGCGTACAAGTGGCTGCTCAGCCCTCGCGGCACGGCGTTCCTCGCGACGACGCCGGAACTGCGGGAGCGCATCGTCCCGTCGCAGTCCGGCTGGTGGGCCGGCGACGACCCGCACACCTCCTACTACGGACCGCCGCTGCGACTGGCCGAGGACGCCCGCCGGCTCGACCTCTCCCCCGCCTGGTTCAGCTGGGTCGGCACCGCGCCGGCACTGGAACTCCTGGCCGACGTCGGTGTGGCGACGGTCAACGCGTGGGACGTCGGCCTGGCCAACCGGTTCCGCGCCGGGCTCGGCCTGCCGCCGGGCGACTCCGCCATCGTCTCCGTCGACGTCCCCGACGCAGCGGCGCGCCTGGCCGCCGCGGGGATCCGGGCCGCCGTGCGGGACGGCCGGCTGCGCGCGTCGTTCCACCTCTACACCACCACCGACGACGTCGACCGGGCGATCGAAGCGCTGGCCGGGTGA
- a CDS encoding class E sortase gives MPRHAQRRGRSAPRRSAAAVAVGALGELMLTAGALVLLFVVYILWGTGLQTAQAQDDLENELDQQWSQLAPEQPAPDPSELADGDAYGILRIPRFGDDWQFTVVQGVQVDDLKRGPGHYPNTANPGELGNVGIAAHRSGHLEPFADFPQLRVGDTIEIEMADGVYVYELDDAPDGDSDGNRINISDVWVVDPVPGEPRDTEPTERRITLTTCWPRFGSSHRMYATGVLVSGPTG, from the coding sequence ATGCCACGACACGCGCAGAGGCGCGGCCGCAGCGCACCCCGTCGTAGTGCGGCCGCCGTCGCGGTCGGGGCGCTCGGCGAGCTCATGCTGACCGCCGGCGCACTCGTCCTGCTGTTCGTCGTCTACATCCTCTGGGGCACCGGCCTGCAGACCGCTCAGGCGCAGGACGACCTCGAGAACGAGCTGGACCAGCAGTGGAGCCAGCTCGCGCCGGAGCAACCCGCACCTGACCCGTCCGAGTTGGCCGACGGCGACGCCTACGGCATCCTGCGCATCCCGCGGTTCGGCGACGACTGGCAGTTCACGGTCGTCCAGGGTGTCCAGGTCGACGACCTCAAACGTGGGCCCGGTCATTACCCGAACACCGCCAACCCCGGCGAGCTGGGCAACGTCGGCATCGCCGCGCACCGCTCCGGTCACCTCGAACCGTTCGCCGACTTCCCGCAGCTGCGCGTCGGCGACACGATCGAGATCGAGATGGCCGACGGCGTCTACGTCTACGAGCTCGACGACGCTCCGGACGGCGACAGCGACGGCAACCGCATCAACATCAGCGACGTCTGGGTGGTCGACCCGGTGCCCGGCGAACCCCGTGACACCGAACCGACCGAGCGACGCATCACGCTGACCACCTGCTGGCCGAGGTTCGGCTCGTCGCACCGCATGTACGCCACCGGAGTCCTGGTCAGCGGCCCCACCGGCTAG
- a CDS encoding acyl-CoA dehydrogenase family protein: protein MASPLELLSVEHLLSEEERDLRDAVRQFVDDRVRPGVADWYEDGLDEATARSLAFDAGKLGLLGMHLTGYGCAGTNAVSYGLACMELEAGDSGIRSLVSVQGSLAMFAIWKFGSEEQKQRWLPGMAAGELIGCFGLTEPDFGSNPAGMRTRARRDGDEWVLDGTKMWITNGTIADVAVVWARTSDDGAVRGFLVPAGTPGFSAPKIGKKLSLRASVTSELVLDGVRLPADAVLPEVSGLRGPLSCLNEARFGIVFGALGAARDCLHAALDYASTRDVFDRPLASFQLTQAKLADMALELQKGFLLALHLGRLKDAGTLEPAQISIGKLNNVREALAIARECRTILGANGITLEYPVLRHANNLESVLTYEGTSEVHQLVIGQALTGRAAFS from the coding sequence ATGGCATCGCCTCTGGAGCTGCTGAGTGTCGAGCACCTGCTCAGCGAGGAGGAACGCGACCTTCGCGACGCCGTGCGACAGTTCGTCGACGACCGCGTCCGTCCAGGCGTCGCCGACTGGTACGAGGACGGCCTGGACGAGGCGACCGCGCGCTCGCTGGCTTTCGACGCCGGCAAGCTCGGTCTGCTCGGCATGCACCTGACCGGGTACGGCTGCGCCGGCACCAACGCCGTCTCATACGGCCTGGCCTGCATGGAGCTGGAGGCCGGCGACTCCGGCATCCGCTCGCTCGTGTCGGTGCAGGGGTCGCTGGCGATGTTCGCCATCTGGAAATTCGGCTCGGAGGAGCAGAAGCAGCGCTGGCTCCCCGGTATGGCCGCCGGCGAGCTGATCGGGTGCTTCGGCCTGACCGAGCCCGACTTCGGCTCCAACCCGGCCGGCATGCGCACCCGGGCCCGCCGTGACGGCGACGAGTGGGTGCTCGACGGCACCAAGATGTGGATCACCAACGGCACCATCGCCGACGTCGCCGTCGTGTGGGCACGGACCTCCGACGACGGCGCGGTGCGCGGCTTCCTGGTGCCCGCCGGCACGCCCGGGTTCTCCGCACCGAAGATCGGCAAGAAACTGTCGCTGCGGGCGTCGGTCACCAGCGAGCTGGTCCTCGACGGCGTCCGGCTGCCGGCCGACGCCGTCCTGCCGGAGGTGAGCGGCCTTCGCGGCCCGCTGTCGTGCCTGAACGAGGCGCGGTTCGGCATCGTCTTCGGTGCGCTCGGTGCTGCTCGCGACTGTCTGCACGCGGCGCTGGACTACGCCTCGACCCGTGACGTTTTCGACCGGCCGCTCGCCTCGTTCCAGCTCACCCAGGCCAAGCTCGCCGACATGGCGCTGGAGCTGCAGAAGGGGTTCCTGCTGGCGCTGCACCTCGGTCGTCTCAAGGACGCCGGCACGCTCGAACCGGCGCAGATCAGCATCGGCAAGCTCAACAACGTCCGCGAGGCGCTGGCCATCGCCCGCGAGTGCCGCACCATTCTGGGCGCCAACGGCATCACGCTGGAATACCCCGTGCTCCGGCACGCCAACAATCTCGAATCGGTGCTCACCTACGAAGGCACCAGCGAAGTGCACCAACTCGTCATCGGTCAGGCTCTGACCGGCCGCGCCGCATTCAGCTGA